A segment of the Deltaproteobacteria bacterium genome:
CGGGGTGGGTGGCGGGCGTCGACCACGCGGCCGATCAGGCGTTGCTGCTGCTCGAGGAGCCGGTGGCGCTCAAGCCGCTCATGCTCGTCCGCCAACGGCCGATCGCCGGGACCGTGCTCTACTTCGCCGGCAACCCGAGCCACCCGCGTTTCCAGGAAGCCAAGCTCGATCGCACCGGTCGATGTCCGTCGCTGCCGAGCCTCGGGAACGCGCTCTTCACCACGATCGACGGCATCCCGGGAGACTCCGGCGCGCCGATCGTCGACGGGGCCACCCGCGTCGTCGGCCTCGTGCACGGGGGCGCCCAGTGCCACATCGCGACGCCCTCCGATACGCTCCGCCGCTTGATCGCCGACGTGCTGAAGTAGCGGCGTCGGGGCGGGGCGGCATCAGTTGGTGAGCGGCTCTTCGATGATCTTCCGACCGCGCGGCGGCGGCGGCGGCGCGTTCACGCGATAGTCGTCGGCCGGCTCCGAGATCGGGCGGCGCGCCGGATGATCCGACATGCCGCGATACGCGCCGTCGCCGTCCTCGCGCGCGCGACGGACGCGACCGTCCTCGAGGTAGTCCTCCGCGCGCGGTGCCGGACGCGTGTCGATCTGCCGGAGATCCTCGTCGGCCGCCGCGGGGCCGAGATCCTCCTCCTGGTCCTGCGGTGCCCACGTCGGCTCCTCGCGGTCGAGTTCGTCGTCGCTCGGCGCGAGGTCGCGCTCGCCGTCGAGCTCGACGGGCTCGCGGCCGCGCAGACGCGCGACGGCGCGGTCGAGCTCGTCCTGGTCCTGGTTCGCCGCGAGCTGCCGCGCGCCCGGCTCGGTGCCCTTCTTGAAGCACTCGAGGTTGCCGTTGACGCTGACGAGCGTGACGCCCTCGGGAATCGCGAAGTCGCTCACCGGCGCGTCGCCGAGCGCTGCCTCCATGAAGTTGAGGAAGATCGGGGCGGCGACGCGGCCACCCGTCTGCTCCTTGCCGAGGCTGCGCTCGCTGTCGTAACCGACCCACACGCCGGTCAAGAGCTCCGGCGTGTAGCCGACGAACCAGGCGTCGTGCATGTCGTTGGTCGTGCCGGTCTTGCCGGCGACCGGACGGCCGAGCGGCGCGACCCGCTTCCCGGTACCGCGCTCGATGACGCTCTCGAGCATGCTCGTGACGAGATACGCGGTCTCGGGAGCGATCACCGGATCGGATGGCGCCTGGAACTCCTCCAGCACCCTGCCGTGCGGATCGGTGATCTTGGTGACGAAGATGGGGTCGAGGCGGCGGCCGCCGGTGCCGAATGCGGTGTAGGCGCGGGCCAGCTCGAAAAGCGTCACCTCGGCCGTGCCGAGCGAGATCGACAGGTTCTTCGCGAAGGGACGCGCGAAGCCGAAGCGCGGCAGGTAGTTGATCAGGTAGTTGAGCCCCATGCTCTGGGCGAGCTTCACGGTGACGACGTTCCGCGAGTGGGCGAGGGCGTTCCGGAGCGTCGTCGGTCCGATGAACTTCTCGTCGTAGTTCTGCGGCATCCAGGCCCGCCCGCCCCCCGCGAGCACGATCGGCTCGTCGACGATGATCGACGCCGGCGTCCAGCCGCGATCCATCGCCGCCGAGTAGACGAACGGCTTGAACGACGAGCCGGGTTGACGCTGGGCCTGCATCACGCGGTTGAACTGGCTGCGCTCGTAGTCGTAGCCGCCGACGAGCGCCTTCACCTGCCCGTTGGTGAGGTCGATCGAGACGAGCGCGCCTTCGAGCTGCGGGTCGCCGTCCATCTCGAGCTCGAGCCCGCCGCCCGTCTTCGTGACGTGGCGCCGAACCGCGATCAGATCGTATTTCGCGAGGCCGGTCGGCAGCGGATGATCCTTGGTCGCGACCAGGAGCCCGGTGAGGCGGTTGACCTGGACCCGCACGCCCGACTTGTCGATCGACAGCACGAGCGCCTGGTAGGCACGTCCGGGTTCGGGCTCGTTGGGATCGCGCGCCGCCTTGGCCGCCTTGATGAAGCGGTCGGCCTCCCCGGCCGTCAGGCGGCGGAGCGGGCGGGCGCGGGTACGGCCCATGTCGATCGCGTCGAGATGGCTCCGGAGCGCTTCCTCGGCCGCGCGTTGAAGCCGCAGATCGACCGTCGTGTAGACGTTCAAGCCGGCCTGGTACGGGGCGGTGCCGCCGTAGCGCTCCTCGAGGAAGCGCCGGACGTGCTCGACGAAGTAGGGCGCCGCGACGTAGGTCGGCGCGCTCGCGTCGTGGCGCGTCAGCTGGATCTCCTCCTGGAGCGCCTGCTCGCTCTGCTCCCAGGTTACGATCTTCTCGCGCGCCATGCGCTCCAGCACGTACCGCTGCCGGTACTTCGCGCGGTCCCAGTGTCGTACCGGCGAGTAGCGGCTCGGCGCCTGCGGCAGTCCGGCGAGGAGCGCCGCCTCCGCGAGATCGAGGTCGGCGACGTCTTTCCCGAAGTACTCCTGCGCCGCGGCGCCGACGCCGTAGGCGCCGTTTCCGAGGTAGATGAGGTTCAAATAGAGATAGAGGATCTCGTCCTTGGTGAGCTGCCGCTCGAGCCGGAGCGAGAGCAGGATCTCTTTGAGCTTCCGTTCGTAGCTCTTCTCGGGGGAGAGCAGCAGCGACTTCACGACCTGTTGGGTGATCGTGCTGCCGCCCTGGACGACCGTTCCGGCGGTGAAGTTCGCCATCGCGGCGCGGGCGATCCCGAGGACGTCGACGCCTTTGTGTCGGTAGAAGCTCGAGTCCTCGGCGGCGATGAAGGCCTGGCGGACGACGTCCGGGATCTTGGCGATCGGCACCAGGTAGCGCTTCTCGGTGTAGAACTCGCCGAGGAGCGTGCCGTCGGCGGCGTACACGCGCGTCGCGACGGGCAACTGGTAGCGTAGCAGCTTGTCGACCGGGGGGAGGTTGGCGCTGATCTCGCGGTAGACGATCCAGCCGGCAACACCGCACGTCGCCACTACGAAGAGCCCGACTCCCGCCGCGATCCGCCTGAGCCAGAGCCGCTTGGGCTTCTTCGCCTGCGCTTTACTCGGCATCCGTTGCTCGTCTTCGGTCATATCGTCCGCTCCCGGGGATGGTCAATCGGCACTGGAGACTCGCAGCGTTGCGAGCGTCGTCGACGGGCTGCGATACGCGCGCCGGGGGGCTCCGACATGCACGCCATCCTCTGTGTGGACGACGATCGGGCGGGCCTGGCGACCGTCGCGCGAACCCTGCGCGAGATCGCGCCGGTCTTGACGGCGCATTCGGGAGGGGAAGCGCGCGCCGTGCTCGGGCCCGACATCGCCGTCGTCGTGAGCGACTATCGCATGCCGACGATGCTCGGGACGGAGCTCCTCGCCGAGGTGCGGGCGCGCGACGCGAGCACGGGGCGCATCCTCCTGACCGCGTACGCCGACGTCGAGAGCCTGATGGACGCCATCAACCGCGGGCACGTCCACCGCTACGTGCCGAAGCCATGGGACCCGCGCGAGCTGCGCGCGGCCGTGCGGCAGGCGCACGAAGCGACGCTGGCTCTGCGCGCGAAGGCGCGGCTCGACGCCGAGACGGGGCGCGCCTGCGACCGCTTGCGCGAGCTCGATGCGCTCCGCGTCCGCTTCCTCACGCTGGCGGCGCACGAGCTTCGGAC
Coding sequences within it:
- a CDS encoding trypsin-like peptidase domain-containing protein, which encodes MRRQRAAALLAVAALVCVVAPARAARPPGVEQALLAASVLVGPGCSGVLVDGPDLVLTAEHCIHGGATHTLRFSDGSQRTGWVAGVDHAADQALLLLEEPVALKPLMLVRQRPIAGTVLYFAGNPSHPRFQEAKLDRTGRCPSLPSLGNALFTTIDGIPGDSGAPIVDGATRVVGLVHGGAQCHIATPSDTLRRLIADVLK
- a CDS encoding PBP1A family penicillin-binding protein; this translates as MPSKAQAKKPKRLWLRRIAAGVGLFVVATCGVAGWIVYREISANLPPVDKLLRYQLPVATRVYAADGTLLGEFYTEKRYLVPIAKIPDVVRQAFIAAEDSSFYRHKGVDVLGIARAAMANFTAGTVVQGGSTITQQVVKSLLLSPEKSYERKLKEILLSLRLERQLTKDEILYLYLNLIYLGNGAYGVGAAAQEYFGKDVADLDLAEAALLAGLPQAPSRYSPVRHWDRAKYRQRYVLERMAREKIVTWEQSEQALQEEIQLTRHDASAPTYVAAPYFVEHVRRFLEERYGGTAPYQAGLNVYTTVDLRLQRAAEEALRSHLDAIDMGRTRARPLRRLTAGEADRFIKAAKAARDPNEPEPGRAYQALVLSIDKSGVRVQVNRLTGLLVATKDHPLPTGLAKYDLIAVRRHVTKTGGGLELEMDGDPQLEGALVSIDLTNGQVKALVGGYDYERSQFNRVMQAQRQPGSSFKPFVYSAAMDRGWTPASIIVDEPIVLAGGGRAWMPQNYDEKFIGPTTLRNALAHSRNVVTVKLAQSMGLNYLINYLPRFGFARPFAKNLSISLGTAEVTLFELARAYTAFGTGGRRLDPIFVTKITDPHGRVLEEFQAPSDPVIAPETAYLVTSMLESVIERGTGKRVAPLGRPVAGKTGTTNDMHDAWFVGYTPELLTGVWVGYDSERSLGKEQTGGRVAAPIFLNFMEAALGDAPVSDFAIPEGVTLVSVNGNLECFKKGTEPGARQLAANQDQDELDRAVARLRGREPVELDGERDLAPSDDELDREEPTWAPQDQEEDLGPAAADEDLRQIDTRPAPRAEDYLEDGRVRRAREDGDGAYRGMSDHPARRPISEPADDYRVNAPPPPPRGRKIIEEPLTN